In Desulfosudis oleivorans Hxd3, the DNA window AACGGGCGGGATTTTCACGGCTACTCCACCCTGGCCGGAACCACCTACAACGCCTTTCTGATCGTCGACGAAAAGATTGCCCTGGTGGACACAGTCAAAAGCGGGTTTACCGACCAGCTGCTGGCCAACATCGCCCAGGTCGTAGACCCGAAAAAGATCGACCTGGTCATCAGCAATCACACCGAGATGGACCACTCTGGAGGCCTGCCCCGGGTGATGCATTACATCGGTGAAGACAAGCCCCTGTACCTGTCTAAAATGGGCCTCAAAAACCACAGCCTTCACTTCCGGCAGAAGTGGAACTACCAGGTGGTGGAAAACGGCCAGGAACTGAGCCTGGGCAAACGCACCGTTCAGTTCCTTGAAACCCGGATGCTTCACTGGCCGGACAGCATGTTTTCCTATTTAAAAGAAGACAAGATTCTTTTTTCCAGTGACGCCTTTGGCCAGCACTATGCCGGGCCGGAACGGTTTGACGATGAAATCGGCGACGCCATTTTCCCCCATGCCAAAAAGTATTTTGCCAATATTCTGCTGCTCTACACCGAAAAGATCAAAAAACTCATCGACACCGTGACACAGATGGGGCTGGAATTTAAAATGATCTGCCCGGACCACGGTATTATCTGGAGAAAAGACCCGGGGGCCATCATCTCGGCTTATGCGAAGTGGAGCGACCATCCGGCGGACAACAAGGCCGTGGTGGTGTATGACTCCATGTGGCACAGCACCCAGTCCATGGCTGAAAAAATAGCAGAGGGCCTGGCCGCCGAAGGCGTTGTGGCAAAGCCCATGCACCTGCGCGCCTCGGACCGCAGCGAAGTAATGACCGAGGTGCTGGATGCCGGGGCCGTGATCGTGGGCTCCCCTACCCTCAACAACAACGTGTTCCCAACGGTCATGGACTTCCTGGTTTACATGAAGGGCCTCAAACCGAAAAACAAGATCGGCGCGGCCTTTGGCTCCTACGGCTGGAGCGGCGAATCGGTAAAAGACATTCACGACACCCTTGAATCGATGAAATTTGCCATGCCCGAGCCGGGGTTGAAGATTCAATATGTGCCGGATGAAGACGGACTGGCCGCATGCGTGGAATTCGGCCGCAAAATCGCAAAAGCGTTAAAGGCGGGGCAATAAAAATGAAACAGCCGGTGGTGGAGCTGTCGGACTGCATCCTGTGCGAGGTGTGCCGAGAAGTGTGTCCCTCGGTGTTTCGGTTAAACGACGCGGGCTATATCGAGGTGGCCGACCTGACCGTCTACCCCGAGGCCGAGGTGAACGAGGCCATTGCCAACTGCCCGGCGGGCTGTATTGCCTGGATGTAAATCAAACCCGTGCGTAAAAAAGGCCCGGCGCCATGACGGCTGCCGGGCCTTTTTTGCTTTTTACTGGGCGGTGCATGTAACAAAACGCTTATTTTGTACCGCGTTCAGCCTGTACTGCCTCCGGCGGGAGAATCGGAAACCATCCGGTCATGTCCACGGACTCACCGGTATCCTTGTTCTTGACCGCACGTACCTGAAAAATCCAGCTGCGACCTTCCACGGTGTCCACAAGCACGTTATAGGCGGCGGAAAAGCCGGATACAAAAAGCTGAAACCGCGCCGTTGCCGGCTTTTTGATTTCAGGCCGTTCCCACACCAGCATCTCAATCCACGCCACCTCGCCTGTCAATGACTGGACCAACTGGAAGACCTGGCCGGTGTACCGGTCAAGCCTGAAAAGCCATTTGGGGGCCGTTGCCGACTGGAGCACTTCGTAACGGGCATTGTCCGGCAGCACGGTTTTGTAATGGGCGCCGGCCCTCACTGTCTCCGGCACATCCGGTGCCTCCTGGGCTGCCCATGCGTAAATGCCGTAAAAAAAACACAACACAAACAGGCAGGCCGTTCTTGGTGAAAAGAAGCTATTGCTCATGGACTACCTCACAAAATAGATGCCAGGCGGTCGCGGCACCGGCCCGTCAGGCACCGGCCGGTTTCCGGTTTTTGGATTTCAGGGCCGCATGGGCCGCCGCCAGCCGGGCCACCGGCACGCGAAAGGGTGAACAGGAAACGTA includes these proteins:
- a CDS encoding FprA family A-type flavoprotein, which gives rise to MAAFEIAKGIYSVGAVDWNGRDFHGYSTLAGTTYNAFLIVDEKIALVDTVKSGFTDQLLANIAQVVDPKKIDLVISNHTEMDHSGGLPRVMHYIGEDKPLYLSKMGLKNHSLHFRQKWNYQVVENGQELSLGKRTVQFLETRMLHWPDSMFSYLKEDKILFSSDAFGQHYAGPERFDDEIGDAIFPHAKKYFANILLLYTEKIKKLIDTVTQMGLEFKMICPDHGIIWRKDPGAIISAYAKWSDHPADNKAVVVYDSMWHSTQSMAEKIAEGLAAEGVVAKPMHLRASDRSEVMTEVLDAGAVIVGSPTLNNNVFPTVMDFLVYMKGLKPKNKIGAAFGSYGWSGESVKDIHDTLESMKFAMPEPGLKIQYVPDEDGLAACVEFGRKIAKALKAGQ
- a CDS encoding ferredoxin; the protein is MKQPVVELSDCILCEVCREVCPSVFRLNDAGYIEVADLTVYPEAEVNEAIANCPAGCIAWM